The nucleotide window GTGGATATCTTTTCGGCCGGGGCCTATATTTCGGTAGACCTGATTCGCTCCATGACATCTAGCTTTGCCATGAAGGGCAATCGCGTCCGCACCATCATTATTGCCGAAGCGGACCGCATGAACGAATCGGCAGCCAACGCCTTCCTCAAGACGCTTGAAGATGTTCCGGCGAACACCTACTTTATCTTGACCACCAGTTCCCGCGAAAAGATGCTCCAGACCATTCGTTCCCGCTGTCTTGCTTTGCACCTCTTGCCTCTCGCCGACGACGAAGTGCGGTCGGAAGTGTTGCGGGTTGCCGGTGAAGAATTTGATGAATCGTCTCTGACCGACGATGTGATTGGACTTGCGGTTGGTTCTCCGGGTAAGGCCCTTTACTATGCGGAACATGCCAAGTCTTGGTGCAAGCTGGCGTCCGACTTTGTGATTTGCTCTTTGCGTGGAAACTACACCGAATTGTTCATGCAGCTAAAGGAATCCACGCTGGACGAAGCCTACGATGCCAACCGCTTCTTGGAAGTGCTTTCGTTCTTGCTGGCGGACTTGCTGCGAGAACAGGCGGGGGCGCAGTTGCGTATGCCCGAAACCACCACGGCTGTAGGGCTTTCGAACTACCCCCGCGTAGACGCAACGGCTCTGGAACTTGCCCTTGTGGCGGTACAAGAAACCATGTCGCGTATCGAGTCAAGACGTGTGACTGCAACCATGTGCCTGCAGAACCTTTCCCTGAAACTTTTCGAGGGCTACAAGTAAATGGCCGAGGCTCAGGACGAAATCGTAAACGAGCACTTGGCTTCCGCAATGTCGAAAAGCCTCCGCGTTCCCCATGTGGTGGCGCGATTCTTGGTGTCTCGTGGAGTTCGTTCCGTGTCAGACGCTCATCGCATGCTGTGCGGTAATGCAGGTGATGTGCTGGATCCGTTCCTGATCAAGGGAATGGATGCTGCCGTCGCTTGGTTGCTGGATGTCCGCGAAAAGCACGAAAAGGTTTTTGTCTTTGGTGATTACGATCTGGACGGTATGTCGGCTGTGACGCTCATGACACGCGCCCTTTCGGAATTGGGCATCGAGTCCGATTGGCGACTTCCGAACCGCTTTGGCGATGGCTACGGCCTTTCGTCTTCGGCTGTCGAAGAAATGCACCAGGCGGGCGCCCGCTACGTGATTACGGTAGATACCGGCATTACGGCAAATGCAGAAATTGCACTGGCCAAGCAACTGGGAATGTCGGTGCTTGTCATTGACCATCACCAACCTTCGGGCGACGGCCTCCCGGAATGCGATGTGCTTCTGGATCCGCATCAAGAAGGCGACACCTACCCGAATCCAGAACTTTGCGGTGTCGGCGTTTCATACAAGTTTATTTGCGCCCTGTATTCCAAGCTTTCTCTGCCGGAACCGACCAAGTTCCTGGACCTAGTGGCCTTGGGCACCTTGGCCGACTTGGTCTCCATGACTCCTGAAAACCGCGCTTTTACCAAGGCGGGCCTCAAGTCTATTGAATCCAGTCACTGGCCGGGCCTACAAGAAATGTATAGCAACTTGATGAAGGGCCACGGCAGTGTTGGCGGCATCGATGTGATGTACAAGTTTGCGCCACTCCTGAATGCGCCTGGCCGTATGGAACGCCCGGATCCGGCGCTCAAACTTTTGCTCAGCCCGAACATGGCGACCGCCAATGCCCTGATGGCAGAACTGCGCGAATGGAACAGCAAACGCAAACAGAAAGAAGCCGAAATTACCGAAATGGCTCAGTCGCAAATGGAAGCCATGTATGGCGATAAACTGCCGACGGTAATTGTGGTGGCTGGCAACGATTGGCATGTGGGTGTTATCGGAATTGTAGCGGCCAAGCTCGCACAGGAATACCACCGCCCGACGGCAGTACTTTCTATTCAAGACGGCATGGCTCATGCCAGCGCCCGTGCGGTTCCCGGCTTTAACTGGCATAAGGCCTTGTTTGAATCTCGCGAACTGTTTGACCGCTGGGGCGGTCATGCCAACGCCGCGGGCTTCTCCCTTCCGGCTGATAAAATCGATGAACTCCGCAAGCGTCTAGAAGTTTCTGCAGCAAGCCAAAACTACACCGGAACAGAAGAGTGCGAAGGCGAAGCCGCACCTTGTTCCTACGACATTCGCATTTCACTCAACGAACTAGTGGTCGAAGCGTCTCAGTACATGTCGCCCCGCGAGTACGGCGCAGGCAATGCCGCAAACAAGAACCAGTTGATTTCGATTCTGGATTTCATCGATCTGTTAGAACCCTTTAGCGGAAACTTCCCGTACCCGACGTTCCGCGCCGATAATGTCAAGGTGCACCGCCTTCGCGAACTCAAGGGCGGGCATTTGCAGATGGATATTTCCCAGGCGGGTAGCCGCGTGTATCCAGCCATCGGCTTTGGGCTTCGCAAGTTCAAGAGCTTGCTCAGCAAGCCCGTATCGGTCATCTTTGAACCGACATGGAATTATTTTAACGATCGCAAATCTTTGCAGCTTTGCATCAAGGCCATTGAACCTTATACTGAACCATCCACCGTAAACAGCTAGGATCTCCAATGCGCAACTTGCCGATATACTTTTTAATTCTGGTTTTTGCGGGACTCATGTTTGCCCTGTCAAGAGTTCAGCTCTATACTCCGGTGGTTACCGTGGAACCGGACCCAACGCCGGTTCTGCCTGATGACGGTTTCTTGGGCCGTATGGAAATGCCGTCGCTGGATGATATCTATGTGCTTGACAATTCTGCCGGCCGCGACTTGGTGAAGTTCGAAAAATTCCTGAAAGGTCGCGCGGCGAGCCTTCACTTTGCCTCTGCTGCTTATTTCAAGGCGAACCGCAAGAATATTCACAAGGATTCTAACGCCTTCATGGGAATCAAGCTCACGCTGGATTCATTGGGCGCATTCTCTCCCGAAATTCTTTTCACCAACGTGAACGATGAAAATTTTAAAGGCCTGGTGCTTTCGCAGATCCAGACCTATTGGCGTTACCCCCGCAGCGAACAGGGAAAGTTCGTGGCATGGGTTCCCTTTGTGTGGAAAACAGCTTATTGATTCTTGAGAATCGCGAGCAATTCCGCGGTTCTTTTTTCAATCAAGATAAAGGCTTCGAACATACGGGCTTCGCGCCACTTGACCAGGTACTTGGCCTTCCATTCTTCGGCCACTTCTTCGGGGTCTTCGTGGTGGGACTCGTTACGGTACCATTCTTCTTTCTTGATTTCCTTGATCATGTCGCCCATTTCGGCGGCAGGTTGCAAGGAACCCTTGCAAAGCAGAAGAGCGCGCAGGTTGTCGAGCAAGATTTCGTCGGTGGGGTTGTCGGAGTCGTCCCGAGCGCAGTCCCAGATTTCGCCACGGTGGCGTTCCGTCCAGCCTATCAGGTGCTTTTCGGTTTTCTGGAGTTCACCCTTGGCGAGCTTTTCTTCGACTGCTTCGCGAGGATAATAGATGCTATTCGGGTAGAATTCAATCATAATGGCTCCCTGGTTTGCCGATAATGCCCGGGGCGGGACTTGAACCCGCACGAGGTTGCCCTCAAGGGATTTTAAGTCCCCAGTGTCTACCATTCCACCACCCGGGCTCGGGCGTGCCACAAATATAGAAAAAGTCGGCAGTCGATAGTAGGCGGTGGTTAGGATTTTACTGTTGTTTTCTACATTAATGGTATGAGATTTTTTTTAATTCTGGTTGCTATTTGTATTGCCCCTCTTTTTGCCTATGATGGCGACATGGACACTTATCATGAATTCAAGGAAGACCTTTCGCTTGCCCGTGACGGTTATATCGCATGCTTGAACATGGCCATGGAATCTGCCAACGAAAGCACCGAAGGCTCGCTGGAAGGCTGGTTCAACTTACGTGACAAGGGTGGCGCCCGCTCCTGGATGCAGCTGGATTTCGAAGCGCCTACGTTCAAGTTCCTCAAAATGGAAGAAGTCCCTTACGGCTTCAAGCTCAAGGGCTCACACGGCGCCTACAAAATCGATGTAGAAATCCGCGTCGTTACCCGCGACACCGACATCTTCTACGATGTCAAGTACAACAAGGCGAGCAATGCCGCCGGCAAGGAAATTTTCGGAGAGGTCTTCCGCAACGACCGCGTCGTCTTTTATGACGAAAGCACCCCCTGCAAGCGTAAGGCCGTCACCTGCATTAACGAGTACGCCCGCGGAACGATGGGCAAATAAAAAAAAGGAACCCGTAAGGGTTCCTTTGGAAATCTAGTCCGGTTTAGCGGAATTCTGTTTGGAAACTAAGTCCATCAACTCATCGGTTGTATACTCGTTCCCGTCATCACATTTTTGCTTGAGCTCGTTGATCCAATGGTCGTACTTCGCTCCGTTGGCATTCACGGTGTCGAGCTTGGTCTCGTAAGCATCCTTACAGTTGAGGGTTGTATTATCTGCCAACGTGTACTTGTTTGGATAATTTGTGCTGGCTTCGGCGTTTTTGGCCTGATTGGTGAAGTATTCCTTTGCAGAAGGACATGCTTCGCCGTTGGTTGCCGCTGTTGGGGCACATTGTTCGATGGTGTCACCGACTAAAGCGAAAGACTTTGTTGTGGCGTACGCCATCTTTTTGAAATAAATCATCCCGTTATCGCATTTGAATATGGAATCATTTCGGGCGGGAATGGTGCACGTTTGAGGCGGAACGCCGTAAAGAGCCTCGTTCTCGGAGAGCTCGGTCATGACGGTCTTTAAGTTTGGTCGGTATGAAGCGCAAGGCGATGGAATGTAGAATGTCGAGTCCTTGCAATGAACCGATGGGTGCAACCCTAACGTGTACGGGTAATCGGGGTTGAAATAAGAAGAACTGCTGGGTATTTCGCTGCTAGACGAAGCCGGTTCCTGAATGTCTGGGTTAGCCGGTTGTTCCTCGGAACTGCTAGAAGGAGTCTCGGTCTGCGATTCTGAACTACTTGAAACTTCGTTAGAAGCGTTCGTTTCCGGGTCGGGAACCGGTGCCACGGAACTGCTAGAATCGTTGTCGCATGCCGCCCAAAAAAGGGATGCTATGCACAGGGCTAGTTTGCGTTTGCATTTTCGAATAGACATGATTGTTCTCCTTTTTTGTTGACTATAAATATATACAAAAAAAGAGAACAGTACAATTTATTTGCAACGTTGTTGTGGACAAATTGTAAAAATGGAACCCTCGCGGGTTCCATTTTTAATTTTGTTTTATGTTAATCATCAATTATTTGATGATTAACATACTGTCGTCCCACGCTTCGTGCTTTTCGAGGCCGAGGAGGTTCGCGGTCGTTGCAGCGATGTTCGACAGACCCCAGTCGCCTTCTTTGAGGCCGAGCTTGCCGCCCGTTACGTTATCGTAAAGGATGCAAGGAACCTTGTTCAAGGTGTGGCTCGTCTTGGCCTTGAAGGTACCGTCCTTGTTGACCTTCGGCATGCCGGTCTTCTTGTCGATTTCGTACATTTCGTCGGCGTTACCGTGGTCAGCCGTGATGATGGCGACACCACCGAGAGCGTCAATCACCGGGAGCAGGCGCGCAAGGCCGATATCCACGGCTTCGATAGCCATGGTGGCAGCGCGGAAGGAACCTGTGTGGCCCACCATGTCGCCGTTCGGGAAGTTGCAGCGGAGCGTCTGGTACTTGCCGCTCTTCAAAGCTTCGATCATGGCGTCGGTGATTTCGGCGGCCTTCATCCACGGGCGCTGTTCGAACGGAACAACGTCAGATTCGATTTCGAGGTAGGTTTCGCCGTCGAACTTGCTGGAACGGTTGCCATTCCAGAAGTAGGTCACGTGGCCGTATTTCTGCGTTTCGGAGCAGGCGAACTGCTTGACGCCCGTTTCGGAAAGCCATTCGCCGCTGGTTTCCTTGATGGCCGGAGGCGGCACGAGGAAGCGGTTCGGAAGCTTGAGGTCGCCGTCGTACTGGAGCATGCCAGCGTAGCACACATGCGGGAAGCGCTTGCGGTCAAATTCGTTGAAGGATTCTTCTTCGAAGGCGCGGGTGATTTCGATAGCGCGGTCGCCACGGAAGTTGAAGAACACCACGGAGTCGCCGTCGTTGATGGTACCGACCGGAGCGCCGTCCTTTGCAATCACGAACGGGGGGAGGTCCTGGTCAATAGCCTTGGTTTCGCCACGGAGCGTTTCGATAGCCTGCGTGGCGTTGTCGAAGTAGCGGCCTTCGCCCAGCACGTGGGTCTTCCAGCCGAGTTCCACCATCTTCCAGTTTGCGTTGTAACGGTCCATGGTAATCTGCATACGGCCACCGCCGCTAGCAATGCAGACGTCGAATTCCGGGCTGCGGAGTTCGTCGAGGAACTTTTCGAACGGGCCAACGTAATCGAGGGCGGAAGTTTCCGGAACGTCACGACCGTCGAGCAAAATGTGCACGCGGACCTTCTTGAGGCCTTCTTTCTTGGCCTGGGCGACCATGGCCTTGAGGTGGCTGATGTTGGAGTGGACGTTGCCGTCGCTGAAGAGGCCGATGAAGTGAAGCACGGAACCGTGGTCACGCACGTTGGAGGCGATTTCTTTCCAGGCATCGCGACCGAAGATGTCGCCAGAGACGATGGCGTCCTGCACGAGGGCGGCACCCTGGTTGTACACCTGGCCGGCACCGATGGCGTTGTGGCCCACTTCGGAGTTACCCATGTCTTCGTTGGTCGGCATACCCACGGCGCGGCCGTGAGCCTTCAGGAGCACGTTCGGGTACATCTTGAAGAGATTGTCGAGAGTCGGGGTGCGGGCAGCCTTGATGGCGTTGCCTTCGACCTTATCGGTGATACCAAAACCATCCATCACGATGGTTACGACCGGGCCCTTGATGCCGGGGAAATTGGAAAGCTTCTTGAGCATAGTTTACTCCTGTTAAATTACGGGCGTAAAGATAGCTTTTTTAGAACACAAAAAACTCCCCGTATGTACGGGGAGCCTTTAAATTTGGTTTAGAACCGATTACTGGACCTTGTAAAGTTTCACAGTAATATTGTAGTCGCCGTTGTTGCCTTCAACAGCATCAGTGATGGCGAAGGCA belongs to Fibrobacter sp. UWB15 and includes:
- a CDS encoding AAA family ATPase, with product MIEYTLNGPASQERARIRVMSALRENRFPQAILIDGPAGIGKKWLAMEIAKALQCTDPNMRPCGHCFGCRMAEDSGATDGWVVPMEADEARARSSDDVAPGSKAKTIEDFKKAYIEEIQKNPYRVDIFSAGAYISVDLIRSMTSSFAMKGNRVRTIIIAEADRMNESAANAFLKTLEDVPANTYFILTTSSREKMLQTIRSRCLALHLLPLADDEVRSEVLRVAGEEFDESSLTDDVIGLAVGSPGKALYYAEHAKSWCKLASDFVICSLRGNYTELFMQLKESTLDEAYDANRFLEVLSFLLADLLREQAGAQLRMPETTTAVGLSNYPRVDATALELALVAVQETMSRIESRRVTATMCLQNLSLKLFEGYK
- the recJ gene encoding single-stranded-DNA-specific exonuclease RecJ: MAEAQDEIVNEHLASAMSKSLRVPHVVARFLVSRGVRSVSDAHRMLCGNAGDVLDPFLIKGMDAAVAWLLDVREKHEKVFVFGDYDLDGMSAVTLMTRALSELGIESDWRLPNRFGDGYGLSSSAVEEMHQAGARYVITVDTGITANAEIALAKQLGMSVLVIDHHQPSGDGLPECDVLLDPHQEGDTYPNPELCGVGVSYKFICALYSKLSLPEPTKFLDLVALGTLADLVSMTPENRAFTKAGLKSIESSHWPGLQEMYSNLMKGHGSVGGIDVMYKFAPLLNAPGRMERPDPALKLLLSPNMATANALMAELREWNSKRKQKEAEITEMAQSQMEAMYGDKLPTVIVVAGNDWHVGVIGIVAAKLAQEYHRPTAVLSIQDGMAHASARAVPGFNWHKALFESRELFDRWGGHANAAGFSLPADKIDELRKRLEVSAASQNYTGTEECEGEAAPCSYDIRISLNELVVEASQYMSPREYGAGNAANKNQLISILDFIDLLEPFSGNFPYPTFRADNVKVHRLRELKGGHLQMDISQAGSRVYPAIGFGLRKFKSLLSKPVSVIFEPTWNYFNDRKSLQLCIKAIEPYTEPSTVNS
- the gpmI gene encoding 2,3-bisphosphoglycerate-independent phosphoglycerate mutase encodes the protein MLKKLSNFPGIKGPVVTIVMDGFGITDKVEGNAIKAARTPTLDNLFKMYPNVLLKAHGRAVGMPTNEDMGNSEVGHNAIGAGQVYNQGAALVQDAIVSGDIFGRDAWKEIASNVRDHGSVLHFIGLFSDGNVHSNISHLKAMVAQAKKEGLKKVRVHILLDGRDVPETSALDYVGPFEKFLDELRSPEFDVCIASGGGRMQITMDRYNANWKMVELGWKTHVLGEGRYFDNATQAIETLRGETKAIDQDLPPFVIAKDGAPVGTINDGDSVVFFNFRGDRAIEITRAFEEESFNEFDRKRFPHVCYAGMLQYDGDLKLPNRFLVPPPAIKETSGEWLSETGVKQFACSETQKYGHVTYFWNGNRSSKFDGETYLEIESDVVPFEQRPWMKAAEITDAMIEALKSGKYQTLRCNFPNGDMVGHTGSFRAATMAIEAVDIGLARLLPVIDALGGVAIITADHGNADEMYEIDKKTGMPKVNKDGTFKAKTSHTLNKVPCILYDNVTGGKLGLKEGDWGLSNIAATTANLLGLEKHEAWDDSMLIIK